The DNA window CAGGCATTGTCTATAAATATTAAACAGCCATCGTGATTATTTCTGGTTAGACATCACGCCGTAGCTGCAAAAGAATAAGGCTTCCCATAATTGATTATCAGGTGATGATAATGGCTACGATTTGGCATAATCCGGCGGAGTTCCGTCAGGCCGTTCGGCAACGGCGTTTTACTGTCCCAACGGCCGGGCAGTGCCCTGGATATACCCAGGGTAATCTGGCGGTTTTGCCGCACAAATATGCTGATGCGTTTTTACGCTTTGCCCGGCTTAACCTTAAATCCTGCCCGGTGATCGGCATGACGGAACCGGGTAACAGCAAAGTACCGGAGCTTGGGGATGTTGATATCAAAACCGATTTCCCTTCCTATTATGTGTTCCATGATGGCAAACGCGTCGCCGAGGTGGAAAATCTGCACGATGTCTGGCGTGACGATTTAGTCGGTTTTGTTATTGGTTGTTCCTATTCATTTGAAGATGCATTACTGGACGCCGGGATCCCGATCCGCCATATCGAACAGGGCACCAATGTGCCGATGTATATCACCAATATTGCCAATGGCCGGGCAGGCGATTTTGCCGGTAACATGGTGGTGAGCATGCGCCCAATGACGCCAGCGCAGGCCATTCGTGCGGTGCAGGTTACCTCGCGTTTTCCTGATGTGCACGGTGCGCCGGTGCATCTGGGGGATCCTGCCCTGATCGGCATTAGCGATATCGACGCGCCTGATTTCGGTGGCCGTTCGCTGATTAACTCGGGTGAAATCCCGGTATTTTGGGCATGCGGCGTTACGCCGCAGGAAGCCATTCGTTCCGCCGGCCTGCCGTTTGCGATTACCCACGCCCCGGGCCATATGGTGGTGACGGATATTCGCAATAGCCATCTGGCGGCATTTTAACGCGGGCGCCCGTAAGCAAAATAAATCAGCCGTTGCCCGTCAATATGCACTTTGCCGCTGCCGGCGATGAAGCAGATGTTGACGGCAACAACAGGATGCTTATTCTGAACCGTGTTCGTTTTTTATTCAGGTTGGGCCGGCCCTTAACCACGGCACCGACGAAAAATGGAGGTCACAGAATGAAAGCTTACCGATATATCACCGGGCCAGATGATGCTGAGTTTTGCCAACGGATTACCAAACTGCTGAACAATGGGTGGGAAATCGCCGGCCCCGCCACGTTAACATTCGATACTGAACGAAAGCGCGTTATCTGCGGCCAGCCGATAACCAAGGAGATTTCCAGCCTGGAATATACGGATGATGTCGATCTGAATGCCATTTGAGAGGGTCCTTGGCTATACCGCCGGGCCGCTAAAAGGATAACGGCGTTACCTGCAACCCGGGTCATAGCGTTCATCGGCCTGGCGCCGGCTATTTACCTGCGTTGAGATTTCGCCGCCCTGGTTCCGCTAAGGCACATCAGTAAGGCAATCGAGGCCAGTAGAATGAATCCGCCATGCCAACCGCCGCTCAATTGATGGATCATCC is part of the Gibbsiella quercinecans genome and encodes:
- a CDS encoding putative hydro-lyase; translated protein: MATIWHNPAEFRQAVRQRRFTVPTAGQCPGYTQGNLAVLPHKYADAFLRFARLNLKSCPVIGMTEPGNSKVPELGDVDIKTDFPSYYVFHDGKRVAEVENLHDVWRDDLVGFVIGCSYSFEDALLDAGIPIRHIEQGTNVPMYITNIANGRAGDFAGNMVVSMRPMTPAQAIRAVQVTSRFPDVHGAPVHLGDPALIGISDIDAPDFGGRSLINSGEIPVFWACGVTPQEAIRSAGLPFAITHAPGHMVVTDIRNSHLAAF
- a CDS encoding DUF1737 domain-containing protein, yielding MKAYRYITGPDDAEFCQRITKLLNNGWEIAGPATLTFDTERKRVICGQPITKEISSLEYTDDVDLNAI